The genome window ATGCCGGAAAACTCTGTCCATGCAGTATCCTCTGAATGAACTATCACCTCCCCCAAATAAGGCTCTTGGATAAGCAGTTGTTCAGCCGAAATCGCCGGCACCTGCGAAGATATAAGTTGACTTTCCGCAGGGGTGAGGATACGCCAGTAATTCCAGTAACATCTTTGTCTCAGAGATTCGTAAGTATCCCCATATTCAGCATGATGCTGACAGGGAATCCCTGGCAGGGCATGGTTCTGGTAATGCACCTGAAGCCTGGCTACAGGACGCTCAGGGTTACTCAAATCAACGGTATAGACTAACGAACGATCCACAAGAGCATCGGCTTTGTTGAATCCCATATTGGTGTCCACCAGCATCAAAAAATCACCCTTTCCCGGGTGCACACCGGCATCTAAACCAAGCGATCGAAGCACCTGTTGAACATTCCCATCATTCAGGAAAATCATGAAATGCCCGGATTGAACATTTTTCAGAAGAACCTGCGCCACTTTCAACCAGGTGCTGGCATCACTTGATTCGCTGAGTTTGCGTTGAATGGCTTTGGCGAGCAACCCCATAAACTCTTTGCGTTTTCCCCACCAGACATCATCGGTTGTTCCAGAATCCGGCGCCCATGCTTCCACCATCCACTGCATCACATTGTGAGAGTCTACCTTTTCCTGAGACGGAGGTAATTGGACGGGGCCTAAAGCCTCCAGCAAATTCACGATAAAAACCTGGTCAAAGGCAACTACCCCATCCATCTTCTCCCCCGTTGATAGCGCATAAAGTTCCAGAGCCTTTTGAGCAGTGGTGGGAAAATCCGGCGACCAGTTGGCATCACGAGGCACCCAGTAACCGGCTTTCATGTAATATGCCATGGGCTCAGGCGGAGAGGGATAGACCACATTCGGATTGTCTACCGCGTAAGAATCGGCAATATCAAAATCTACAATCTTTCCACCTCTCAATTCCAGTACGCCAATGCCAGAAATAAACCCTCCCGTTGCGCGTAATTCTTCGTTGTTTTGAGCCAGGATTAAAAATCGGCGCGGTTGCTCACCACCCAAAATGGATGGAAGCACGGGAAACATTTGCCCTCCGTATTCTGCCATTGAAAGCAAAGCCTCATTTTGCATCCAGATGGTTCGCCATCTTTCCGGAAACCATTCAGGGTGAATATTTTTACGAATTATAGAGGCTTCCACAAACCATCCGTTTGCTTCTCTGGCTGAGGTGTTTTTTTCCAAAAGAGAATTAGCCAGTTGAGCAAGCCATGCCGGGGAAGGTACCTGTCCATCCAGAGATTTCAAGGCTGGGGCTATCTCCTGAAGCATTTCATCGGCGCCTCGAGAAAGTGCCACGCCATACAATATCAGAGGCTCAATCTGAGAAAGAGGTTTTCCCCATCCTGGAATCCATGTCAGGGCATCCGCCACCGGAAATACAGGCAACATCCCCCAGTAAATCCCCTCCATGTGATTGCGAGCCTGATGAACAAGAGAAGGAGCCTCGTGAAGAAAATCCGAGGGATTAAGTTGTTTGGCTTGACGCATGAGTTGGTAAAGCCCGGCCGCATGCCAGAGCAAGATAGAGATCCAAACAACGAGCAGGAAGAGGATACTCGCAAAAAGCCAGAAACGCAAAGACTTTCGGTTTGCGCATGAGGATTTTTGAATCGAATCCGAAACGTTCGAAGACGATGATTTATTGCTATAATGAATTATCACTGTCCACCACCCAGGAGCAAACATGGGGACAAAGTTAAGGCGCACCTTACTGCCAGGGGGTATTCTCGCCTGTCTTTTACTTTCTCTACTATATCATTCTACTTACGCCTGCGTGATAATGCAAACGGTTCCCACAGCCGCTCCCTCGGTCACACCCTCTGCAGTCAACCCTGTAGCCTCACCAACCCCACCCCTTCCCACTCAGGCAAGAAATACCCCAACACGAATAAGCTCCACTTTGTCCTCCAATACTCCCACAATACAAGAGAGCAGAGCCACCCAGGTGCAACCGTCTGCATCCTCCCCATCTCCGATTCCTCCCACAAGTGAAGGTGCTAAAGCAAACGATATCCAAACGCCCATCCCGTCAAACACTTCGCCCGCACCACCTGAAACCCCTGGTATGGTTTCTGCAACTGAATGGTTGAAGTCTTTGTATTTACTCATTTGCGGACTCAGTGTAATCGGAGGTGGAGTTGTGATTGCGATCATCATCACTCGCCAGAGAAAGACTCAATCCAATCAGAAATAAAATTGTACTTAAACGGGGGACACACTATGAAAAAGCCAACTCTTTTTTCCACCCTTGTCATTTGTATCTTCCTTGTCTTATCAGGGACAGTTCAGGCGGTGCCTGCTCAAGCGCAAACAAGCACCACATTGTATTTACCTCTGATTCGCCGTGCGGCTACCACATCCTGCCGTTTTGGTATTGCAGCCATTCCTGAGAACGCGGGGTATGCCGTTTCACTTGCACAATTCAAAGTAGGCGGATTTGTGGATTGGAACAACAATCCCGGCCGCGTTCTTCCCGGGGATGTAACTTACCTCCGAGTCATCAGCGTAAGCGATCCGTTCGATGACGTCCAAGTTGCCAATTATGCAGCAAACCTTGCCAGAGCCTACCCGGGCAGTTACTGGCAAATTGGCAATGAACCGGATACAACGTACCAGGGACATGGAATCTACCAGGACAATGTCACTGCCAGTCAATATGGACATCGCTACTATGTCATTGCCACAGCAATTCGGCAGGCTGATCCTACCGCCAAACTGGGGTTTGGCAGTGTTGTTCAACCCACTGCAGTACGTTTCCGCTATCTGGAAATGGCTCTTGCCAGACTCATTCAGGACAGTGGAAATGCTTCTACAGCATACGGGTTGATTGATTTTCTCAGCATTCACGCATTCATCCTGAACGAGGATGAAGACCACAATGATGACGGAATCATCGATAATAAATGGGGCACAGGCGTTCCCAAAGATTACAATGATCCTTATTTGTACTGTATCACCACCAATCCAGATGGAACATGCAAGACCAAAATCCTCCCGGAAGCCCTTACCCCGGCACAAACCTACGACATTAACCGCTTCAAGTCCCGCATTCAAAATATGCGTCAATGGATGTACAATAATAATCTAAGAAATAAACCATTGTGGATCACAGAATATGGAAGCCTTCTGCCTCCCATCACCAGGCCAGAAGACAATTTGACCACTTTACCCGACTCTGTGACGGCACAATACATGGTGAACACTTTCGATTATTTACGCACAGCCACCAGTACAACCACCGGCCTCCCGGCAGATGGGAATCGTCTGGTGCAACGCTGGTTCTGGTATAGTCTCAATGAACATCGCTACTGGTTCGGAGGTTCTCTATACGACCCTGATACTTCTCCCCCACAACTCACTTTGATCGGGCAAACGTTTATAAACTACATGGCTCCATTGATGCCAGAGGAAGGATGTTTGCCCTGATCGGAAAGGATTTTTCTATGTCTTCAGGGAAAAAATTCATTGTGTTGGTGTTGTCTGCTCTTGTGCTTGCTCTGGCATGGATGGGAGGTACATGGACAACAACCCAAGGCGCCACCCAGGGACAAAGCACTCTGCCTACCATCACCCCTACGCGTGAGCCCCCCGATACCCCTACTCCCACGCGAGTAGGAGCCCCACCCCCCACATTCCCCATTCCTCTCATCTTCATTGTTTCGGTGGTTCCGGGGGAAAGTGTCACCATCCGGACTGCGAACTTCCCCCCAAATACCGATTTTGATGTGCTGATGAATTACTACGGCACACTGGGAATCGGAGGCGAAAAAGTTGCCACTGTCAACTCGGGTTCTGGGGGAGTGCTCACCTGGACTTTTAATATCCCTTCTTTCCTGAAAGATGCGGCAAGAATCGCCATTCGCCTGCAAAGCCAGAGGGGGTACTATTCTTACAACTGGTTCTGGAATAAACCAACCAGTGGCACCGGACAGGCTCCCTCAAAACCGTTTGTGATTCCCACATTCAAGATTATTGCTGTCGAACGGGATAAAACGGTGACTATTCAAACTGCCAACTTCCCTGCCAACGATACCTTTGACGTGTTGATGAATTATTATGGCACTCTGGGTATTGGCGGAATCAAGGTCGATCAGGTCAATTCGGGCAGCGGAGGAACCCTGACTTTCACCTTCAATATTCCAGAAGCCATGCGCGGGCAAACCAAAATTGCTATTCGGCTCCAATCACCAACTTCCGGGTATTATGCCTATAACTGGTTCTGGAATAATTCCACTTCGGAAGCCTCTATCCCGCCCAGTACCCCGCCCGCTGAGAGTCCTGTTCCATCTCTTCCCCCTGGGGTTATCCCGACTTTTAGAATTCAAAGCGTGGTACGGGATACCAGCGTTACCATCGTAACCAGCAATTTTCCTCAAAACGATACTTTTGATGTGCTCATGAATAACTACGGGACATTGGGTATCAACGAGGTTAAAGTGGAGACTATTTCCAGTGGCTCAGGCGGCACGTTGACTTTGACATTCACCATCCCAGAGAGCATGCGAGGGAAGAGTCGCATCGCCATCCGTTTGCAATCTTCCAAGTCCGGCTATTACGCATATAACTGGTTCTGGAACAACACCTACCCATAAGCCGGTATGGTATTTCTGAGCAAAAACGGCGGGTGTCCGCCGTTTTTTGCTTAATAAGCCCCTTTTCCCAGAATCACTGCCGGCAAGGTACGAGCCAGAATGACCATGTCTTTCAACAGAGAATATTTTTCGATATACTCCAACTCTAATTCTAAACGTGAGGATATATCCAGGTCCGCCCTGCCAGCCACCTGCATGGGACCGGTCATGCCCGGCTTGACAATCAAACGCTGACGTTCCCGATCGGTATAGCGGGCAACAACCGACAATTCTTCAGGACGCGGACCTACCAGACTCATCTCCCCTTTCAAGACATTCCAGAATTGAGGCAGTTCATCCAGACTCCACCGGCGTAAAAAGCGCCCAACACGGGTCACACGGGGGTCATTGGACAGTTTGAAAGCCAATCCGCCATTCGGGCAAAGCGGTTCCAAATTCTGCCTGTATTGCTCTGCGCCTACCACCATCGTGCGCAATTTCACCATACGGAAGGGTTTGCCATTTTCTCCTGCCCGCCATTGGATAAAAAACACCGGGCCAGGGCTATCCAACTTAATGGCCAGCGCACTGAGCAAAATTACAGGGAGAGAAATCACTCCACCAATGCTTGCGCCAAACAGGTCCATTGCCCGCTTGACAAAGCGCTCTACAGCGCTCAAACCCTTCCTGCGAACCGCGCGAGGCTTGCTGAAGATTCCCCAAACAATGCCGGCTAACTGTGCAAATGCTCGGGTGGGTATCAGAACAACACTATAGGGAACCAGATATGGATCTTTCTTAACCAGAAACATCAGAAAAGGTAAGGCTGTCAACCAGAAAACCACACCAAAACCTGCCATGCCCCAGAGCAATCTCGGGAATACATGGGTTAATGGAGCGCAAAGAAAGATCAGCCCCAACAGGAAAATTTGCCAGCGCTGAGATGGAAGAGTGTGAGAGTCATGAAATGTCTTCTCCGGGAGCCAGTTAAGCATTACTGCTTTCCAGTACCCAATCCAGAATTTCCTTTGAAAGTATTCCTGAATGTTTTTATCGTGACTATGCGAAACTATAGCATTTGGTTCAAAGACCAAACGATACCCTTTACGCGCCAAACGGAAAGAAAATTCCTGATCTTCTACAGAAGGAACCGGGAAGACCGGATCAAATCCCCCATTCTGTAGAAATACATCCTTACGGTAAGCAGCAGAATAGGTGTCAATAAAATCGATTTGTTCCAGCGGTTTCATTCTTTCATATTTGTATTCATACTCAATCTGAACAAATCGCGCCACGGGTTTGGCACTGCTTGTGGAATAAATCCCTTTTACACCAATTACATCCCCATCATTAAAACGACTCAAAAGGGTTTCTAACCACCTTGCATGGGGAACACAATCTGCATCTGTAAAAACCAGGATCTCCCCACGGGCTTCGCAAGCCCCGCGATTCCTGGCAGCCGCAGGTCCTGCGTTGGTTTGACGGATAACCCTAACCCCAGCAAAAGTACAGGCAATCTCTGCAGTCTGATCGCTGGAACCATCATCCACGACAATAACCTCATAGTCCTTGAGAAAAGTCAAATTTGTCTGATGGAGCACTGCCTCCAAACAGGCAGTCAGGGTATCGGCAGCGTCCTTGGCTGGAATGATGACACTGGCTTTCATGGTTTTTTCCATCGTCCCCAGAAAAGGATCAGAGCCGAGACAACTAAGGGAAACACTGTGACAATACCGTGTAACAAAATGGCGAAAGATAGACTTGGAGCCAATGGAATTTGAAACAGGGACATTCCTAAAACCACTGCTCCATGGAATGGACCCACATTTCCCGGAATCAAGGCAGGGATTAATGACACGTAAACAAACACAAGAATTACCCCAGCGATTTTGACGTTCACGGGCAAAGCCAGAGCCTGCAGGGTAAAAAGATTGGTGAGAATCATGCTTCCCCAAATGAGCATACTGAGGAAAACCGATAGAAATACCAGAAACAGGTGTCGTTTGGTGAGATTTAAACGCTGTTGCAACCTTCCAATTTCAGGTCCCAAAACCTCCCTGAACGGCTGGGGAATGAATGAGATGCTTTGAAGATTGAAAAAACGAATTGCCCAGACCACACCTCCAAGGATCAAGAGAACTAACCCTGCAAGAAACCAGGAATAAACTGGCGGAAACTTTATCCATTCAGAAACCCACGGGGCAAGTACAAGGGTCAGAAGAGAAAGAAATAACAAATCTTCCCACTTCTCCAAAAGGATGCTGAAGGCACCGGGAAGCATTAATCTTTTATCCTTCACCCCTAACCAGGAAAGCCGTAGGACTTCCCCTCCACGAAACGGCATGACGATATTGACCGCTTGTCCAACGAAAAAAGGAGCAATCAAGTCTTGAGAGGCTACCATATCGCGCTCTCCCCCAACCAGGCGCAGCAAAACACCCCAGCGTAAAATTTTCATCCCCAGGGTGAAGAAAAAACTTAAGACCGATAAAGTTCCCCATTTCCAATCTACTGAAGCCAGAATATGAAAAACTGGTTTCCAATCAATCTCCCAAAAACAGAAATACACTACCAGAATAAACGTCCCTCCCTTCGCAATAAGGGGAAAACATCGTTTTAAAGAGCAGGAATGTTCAGTTACCCTGACACTCATAGGCTATTATTATTGAAGGGTGTAAATCTACTTTCGTCTGGCAAATAGCCCGGTCAGAATTCAGTGCCAGCAATTTTTCGCCCCATTCTCCCCCTGAATCTGTAGATGGATAATGCAAATCAGGATATGCCTTCTGGAGAGATTGACGATACCAGGCGAAAGGGGTCAGAGGCAACACCACAATTCGCACATCCGGTCGTTGTTTCAACCCGAAATGGTAATACCAGAGAGGAAAAGTATCCTGATCTCGAATCGTGACGATGACAGCATTCGAGGGCAATGACTGGAGGGTACGCTCGGCAAAGTCTGCAGCATCGCCTTTGTATCGCACATCGACCTCACGAAGAGTTGCAGGGATACACCACACCACCCAGAACAGGAAAAGGGATATCAACACCCAACCCACTGGAAATGTTTTCCACTTCCAATTCTTAATTTCCATCAGTCCAATTCCCGTCGCCATGCTCAAAGCCATCCAGGCAGGAATCAGGTAAACCTGCGAATCTTCTGCAGCATAGCCAAGCGAAAAAGAAGCGAAAGCAAGAAAAATCCAGAGCAAAATTTTTCCCACACGGGTAGGATACGCAATAAGCACCCCCCCAAGCGCCAGCAACACCCCCAACACGCTGAAATCTTTCAACCACAAATCCGCAAAAGCAGACAAGCGAGACAGGAATTGTTCCCCGTCGACATTGAACAGCATTCCCTGGTAAATCTTTCCAGTGACCAGCCATAAAAATCCTTGCCAGTCACTGGCTCCCCCCCAATTGACAGGGGGGTATGCCTGCGCTCGTAGAGGCAATATCCCGTAAATAAGAAGCCCTGACCCAAAGCATATCGCTTGAAGGAACACGAATCTCCAGGAAGTACGTCTTCCGTAACCTATTCCAGCCCAGAGAACCAGAGGCAACAACCAAACAATAGACAAATGATTACCGACACCCAATCCAGCCATGCCGCCGAGCAAACACAGCGTTTTTATGGAAAGCAAGGTTTCCCCCATCAGAGCGCTGATCCACCACACCCATATCATCACCACCAGCGCATGGAGTCCATGAACTTCTACGATCAGTGCCTGAGACCAGACCAGTCTCGTGGAAAGCCAGAGAAAAGCAGAAAACACTCCAACTGCCCCTGCCCAGGGTTTCGCCTTGAAAACAACTTTCTCTACCCAAAGGGCAAGGAGACCAGCGGCCATCGCCATACACAGCGCAGAAAGCAAAGCCCCCCTCCAGTATGGCGTGTGAACTGGAAAACTTTGAAAAACCGCTCCGAGAACAAGATAAAGCGGGTACCCCGACGGATGAGGAACACCCTGTGTGAGAATGGCTGCAAGGAAATCCCCCCCATCTGCTCCCTGATTTTGCCATGTGATGCGTTCGGGTAAAAGAGGAAGGTAAAAGATACCCCCAACCAGAGTAGCAATGAGAAAGGGAGAGAGGAATCGCTTCATTGAAGAATATCGTACCATGAGATGAAAACAACGGGGTGACGCTCAATCACCCCGTTCGTCAACTCCAAAGAAGGTTATTTGTTTTTTGGGGGCTTCCACCCCAGGGTGAAATATCCCCATTCCAGGGTGGAGCAGGAAATACGTCCGTACTTGCCCACTTCGGGTTCAAAAGACACGTCTTCACAGGATTGCCATTCCTTCTTGTTCGGATTGAACCAGAAGAACCCAAAACGCTCCGGCATTTTGTCATGAACCCAGCGCTCATACCAGGTTAATTCAAAGTAAACCTTCTTGGGACGGCATGACTGCGAATCATCCACAACCCCCTTCACATACTGTCGAACCTCCAGAGCTTCCCGCCAGTAATTTAACTGGGAACGTTGGGGTAAATAACGCACAGGGATTTTGCAAACGAGTTCCACAGCCTCATCACAAGCGGTGCCAGGCGGGTTAATCACCCCACCCCAAATGTCTTTATTCCTTGTCTCGGGGAAGCGTAAGAGAGACAATTCCACCTCAACCTCTTTGCTGAGCGGTGCTTTTACACAGTAAAGTGGAGCACCCTTGCTCTTAGGAGTGGGTACAGGTTCCTCTGGTGGTGGGACAACCGTCGTAGGTGCCATCGTCGGAACCGTCTGGGCACTGGATAGGTCAGGGGTGGCTAAGCCTAAGAAAATGCTTACCAAAACGAAAATGGCTAAAAACGCAAAGGTTTTCTTCCAGAACATATAGCCCCCTTGCATCAAAAATTACTGAAATGATTATAGCATGTTCATAAAGAATATTTCATTACAAAATAGATAAAAATCTCATGGTAACAAACGGAAATGCGCTTCCAGACGTGGTAGATTTACGTCAACGCATTCCACCTTGACAGGTTGATTCTTCACCAATCCATGAGAAGAGGGCAATGTAGTTTCCCATGCCAGTTCAGGAATCAAAACCACCACCCCGGAAGGGCGCAAATCCACTACCTGTGCCATTCCACTCCAATGAGGATTCTGGAGCAAATACACCAGCGTCCAGTGCTTTTCGGAGAGAATTTCTGCCTGGCGGAGAGAGGGTAAGAGAACCTCCACTTCTCCAATTCGCTCCAGAATGTCCTGCTCGCTAAGCAGTTTCTCTCCACGGAGAAAACTCCGTATCTGTTGATGCACTACCAAATCCAGATAACGCCTTAACGGGCTGGTCCCCTGAACGTAGAACTTTAATCCCAGGCCGGCGTGCTCTGCTGGTGCCGATCGATATTGACTTCGTTTCATCCAGCGTCGCATCGCATACATATCTGCCAGAGTGTCACCCGATACCCGCTGCTCAGGTGCTTCCTGGATGGTAAAAGGAACGGGCACATTTCTTTCTATACACCACTGAGCAATCGCAGTTCCAGCCAGAAGCATTGCTTCTTCTACCATCCGACGACTTCGTAAGGATAGGACCGGTTGAATTTCTACTTTCTGATGTTCATCAACTTTCACCCTGACCTCAGGTAAATCCAGTTCAACAGCCCCATGTCTCAAGCGGGCTTCTCTATGAAACCCAAGCCATTTTTCAATCTCTGAAAACAGGGGGGCATCCATCAAAACCTCTGCATTCTGATAAGTCAACCGTGACACTCGAACCCGAGAAGGTACTATCTCAACATTCTGAATTTCTCCACTTGGGGATAAACAAATTCCAATGGACAGTGCAGGGGAGATTTCCTGCTTCCCCAAACCGAATTTTGAGATGGCATCTTCGGAAAGCATATGCACGGTGCCTTCGGGAAGGTGAAGTGACTCACCCCGTGCTCGCGCTTCCCGATCGGCTTGTGTGTCTGGAAGAATTAATGCCGCAGGGTCAGCAATATGAACCCAAATTCTTCCTTCATCGAAACTAATCGCATCATCAGGAACTTCGCTTCCTGCATCGTCGATAGCAAAGGAAAGGAGATGCGTCAGATCTTTCCGAGGCTCTTCTGGAAGCCCCGGCAAAGGGTAAACGGGCACCTGAAGAGGAACTTGAAACCGACGGGGATACGGATTGTAAGTTTCTTTCCAGTAACCCACTTCCAGTAAAAGTTGATGAGCATTTTCGGGCGTTTCTGCCCGCTTTAAATCCTGTAAGGCTCTTGAACGTTTCATCAGCCCGCAGGCAAATTGTTCAATCTCTTTGAGATAACGAACATCCTGTTCAACGTAGAGTTTCTGATTTATTCGAAATAGAAAGGCTTGCCATTCCTCTTCGGCTTTTTGCCGAGCCCTTTCTTGCTCTTCCTTTTCTTTCACCTCTTTTTCCGAGAGAACTTGAATTGCCTCAGGGGTTCCCTTGAAAAACTTTCCCTCCATGACGTTCTTCCAGACTTCCCATGCCGTTTGAGGAGTGTATGCACCAAACGCTAACTCGGATAATTCTGCCAGGGTAGTGGTCATTCCAGTCAGAATCTGCCAGGCACCTTGAAGGTCCCCAGAGGCAGGTTTTTGTAATTCTTTGAAGTCCTGAAGGGGACCGGGATGCAACACCACAACATCCTTTGGGCGCACACGCTGAACTTCCCCACTGGCTAATTCAATCTCCCAGCGCTCACCCACCCGGATGACTCTGGCAGGTTCTTGCCGAAATACAACCAAGGCGCCTATTTGGACAGAATGCATAAACACCTCATCTTATGAGAATGGGATAACAAGTATCATGAGTTTTGTGAATCATGTAAAATACACTTAACCCATGGACGAATTTGATCCCACCTTGCCGCTCAACCAAATCCTTCAGGGAGATTGTCGGCAAATTCTACCCTCTCTCCCCGATCAAAGCATCGATTTAATCTTTGCCGATCCACCTTACAACCTGCAATTACAGCAGGATTTATATCGTCCCGATCGCTCAAGGGTAGATGCAGTCAATGATTCCTGGGATCAGTTTACCAGTTTTGCCGAATACGACGAATTCTCACGCTCATGGCTGACAGAATGTCGGCGAGTGCTCAAGGATGATGGAGCGATTTGGGTCATTGGAACTTACCATAACATCTTCCGCCTTGGCACTATTTTACAGGATTTGGGTTTCTGGATTTTAAATGATGTGGTTTGGATTAAGTCCAATCCCATGCCAAACTTTCGTGGCGTGCGTTTCACCAATGCTCATGAAACCCTGATCTGGGCTGTGAAGTCCAGACGTGCCAATTACACTTTTAATCACCATGCCATGAAAGCCCTCAATGAAGACCTGCAAATGAGGTCCGATTGGTACATTCCCATCTGTTCAGGTACGGAGCGAATCCGCATCCATGGCAAAAAAGTGCATTCCACCCAGAAACCTGAAGCCCTTTTGTATCGCATTATCCTAGCAACTACTCGGCCCGGAGACGTGATTCTCGACCCTTTTTTTGGCACCGGCACGACCGGCGCTGTGGCACGTCGTCTGGGCAGGAACTGGATTGGAATTGAAAAAGAACCTCGATATATCGAACTGGCAAGACAGAGGATTGAACAAATCGAGCCATACCCCCAGCAAGCACTTGCTTTACCTGTTCGGTCACGAAAAAGCCGATTGCCATTTGGAAGACTGGTCGAACAAAACCTGGTCCAACCCGGACAAATTCTCTTTTTCGACCGCAACCCTGAGATTCGCGCCGTGGTATTATCCGATGGGCATCTTTCTGTAAACGGATGGAAGGGCTCCATCCACATGACCGCGGAAAAAATTTGTGGTCACCCAACCAATGGCTGGGAACGATGGTTCTTCCTCGATGAACAAGGAATCTTCCAACCAATCTCAATCTTAAGGCAAAAATACCTTTCCAATGTGTCCATCGAAAATGATATGCAAGGATAAAACCAATGCCTTTAGATGTTTCTCGAATCCAAGCCATTTGCTTTGATATTGACGGCACCCTGAGTGACACTGATGACGAATGGGCAGAAAGGGTGCTTAAAGGTATATCTTTCCTGAAAGGCTGGGTTGGTGAGCAACGCCTGCGAAATCTGGCTCGATGGGTTGTCATGGAAATTGAGTCTCCAGGAAACTTGCTCTACAATCTTCTGGATCGACTTCATCTGGATGATGAAGCCTCAAGGTTATTTAATTTTTTCGTACGAAAATTCCATCCGCGTCCTTCCCGTTTCAGGTTAATTTCCGGGATGGACAAAACCTTACAGACGCTTGCTCAGTACTATCCGCTTGCAATTGTCAGTGCCAGAGATGAAGAGGCTACTCTTGCTTTTCTCCAACAGTTTGACCTGACCTCTCTTTTTCAAGTCATCGTCTCTGCCCATACATGCAAATTCACCAAACCCTTTCCAGACCCTATTCTCTGGGCGGCAGAAAAGTTGAATGTTCCACCTTCTGCCTGTTTGATGGTTGGAGATACTACAGTAGATATTCATGCCGGCAAAAAAGCCGGTGCACAAACCGTAGGAGTATTGTGCGGATTCGGCACACACAAGGAACTGGTTTGCGCAGGAGCAGACTTAATCCTGGAAACAACTTCAGAGTTAGCAGAAATTCTGCTTAAAGAGAAAAATTCCATGCCAAATTGATTACAAAATCTCTATACAAATTGAAGGGTTGGGAAGAATACCATAGAATAGAAGA of Anaerolinea thermophila UNI-1 contains these proteins:
- a CDS encoding DUF4012 domain-containing protein, whose amino-acid sequence is MLWHAAGLYQLMRQAKQLNPSDFLHEAPSLVHQARNHMEGIYWGMLPVFPVADALTWIPGWGKPLSQIEPLILYGVALSRGADEMLQEIAPALKSLDGQVPSPAWLAQLANSLLEKNTSAREANGWFVEASIIRKNIHPEWFPERWRTIWMQNEALLSMAEYGGQMFPVLPSILGGEQPRRFLILAQNNEELRATGGFISGIGVLELRGGKIVDFDIADSYAVDNPNVVYPSPPEPMAYYMKAGYWVPRDANWSPDFPTTAQKALELYALSTGEKMDGVVAFDQVFIVNLLEALGPVQLPPSQEKVDSHNVMQWMVEAWAPDSGTTDDVWWGKRKEFMGLLAKAIQRKLSESSDASTWLKVAQVLLKNVQSGHFMIFLNDGNVQQVLRSLGLDAGVHPGKGDFLMLVDTNMGFNKADALVDRSLVYTVDLSNPERPVARLQVHYQNHALPGIPCQHHAEYGDTYESLRQRCYWNYWRILTPAESQLISSQVPAISAEQLLIQEPYLGEVIVHSEDTAWTEFSGMILVPVASSAEFSLIWELPSSVIQSSNDGNLYSLRLQKQPGIHSLLVKIIVRFPETVKVFPMENGWKKLNEKNEWVGQVEIVESIEELKLLFR
- a CDS encoding lysylphosphatidylglycerol synthase transmembrane domain-containing protein; amino-acid sequence: MSVRVTEHSCSLKRCFPLIAKGGTFILVVYFCFWEIDWKPVFHILASVDWKWGTLSVLSFFFTLGMKILRWGVLLRLVGGERDMVASQDLIAPFFVGQAVNIVMPFRGGEVLRLSWLGVKDKRLMLPGAFSILLEKWEDLLFLSLLTLVLAPWVSEWIKFPPVYSWFLAGLVLLILGGVVWAIRFFNLQSISFIPQPFREVLGPEIGRLQQRLNLTKRHLFLVFLSVFLSMLIWGSMILTNLFTLQALALPVNVKIAGVILVFVYVSLIPALIPGNVGPFHGAVVLGMSLFQIPLAPSLSFAILLHGIVTVFPLVVSALILFWGRWKKP
- a CDS encoding sugar transferase — encoded protein: MKASVIIPAKDAADTLTACLEAVLHQTNLTFLKDYEVIVVDDGSSDQTAEIACTFAGVRVIRQTNAGPAAARNRGACEARGEILVFTDADCVPHARWLETLLSRFNDGDVIGVKGIYSTSSAKPVARFVQIEYEYKYERMKPLEQIDFIDTYSAAYRKDVFLQNGGFDPVFPVPSVEDQEFSFRLARKGYRLVFEPNAIVSHSHDKNIQEYFQRKFWIGYWKAVMLNWLPEKTFHDSHTLPSQRWQIFLLGLIFLCAPLTHVFPRLLWGMAGFGVVFWLTALPFLMFLVKKDPYLVPYSVVLIPTRAFAQLAGIVWGIFSKPRAVRRKGLSAVERFVKRAMDLFGASIGGVISLPVILLSALAIKLDSPGPVFFIQWRAGENGKPFRMVKLRTMVVGAEQYRQNLEPLCPNGGLAFKLSNDPRVTRVGRFLRRWSLDELPQFWNVLKGEMSLVGPRPEELSVVARYTDRERQRLIVKPGMTGPMQVAGRADLDISSRLELELEYIEKYSLLKDMVILARTLPAVILGKGAY
- a CDS encoding protein O-mannosyl-transferase family; protein product: MVRYSSMKRFLSPFLIATLVGGIFYLPLLPERITWQNQGADGGDFLAAILTQGVPHPSGYPLYLVLGAVFQSFPVHTPYWRGALLSALCMAMAAGLLALWVEKVVFKAKPWAGAVGVFSAFLWLSTRLVWSQALIVEVHGLHALVVMIWVWWISALMGETLLSIKTLCLLGGMAGLGVGNHLSIVWLLPLVLWAGIGYGRRTSWRFVFLQAICFGSGLLIYGILPLRAQAYPPVNWGGASDWQGFLWLVTGKIYQGMLFNVDGEQFLSRLSAFADLWLKDFSVLGVLLALGGVLIAYPTRVGKILLWIFLAFASFSLGYAAEDSQVYLIPAWMALSMATGIGLMEIKNWKWKTFPVGWVLISLFLFWVVWCIPATLREVDVRYKGDAADFAERTLQSLPSNAVIVTIRDQDTFPLWYYHFGLKQRPDVRIVVLPLTPFAWYRQSLQKAYPDLHYPSTDSGGEWGEKLLALNSDRAICQTKVDLHPSIIIAYECQGN